The genomic segment TCGAGGAACGGGCGCTCGAAGATGTTGAACCAGTCGGGAAACAGCGGCGTGCCGACGCTGTCGAGCAGGAAGCTCGCGCGGCGGTACAGCGCGCCTCCGGACACCGCGCCCAGCAGATGACCGATCAGCGAGCGCGCGACCTCGGCCTGGAACAGCACCGGATAGCTGCCGGTCGCGAGCGGTCGCGGGTCCAGCCGCGCGAGCGTGCGCTCGGCGGCGCGTCGGCCGATCGAAGCCGGTGCATCGAGATCGGACTCGGCAAGCGCCACGCTGTACCAGCCCTCGCGCTGCATGTGCTCGCCCTCGCCCGCAATCAACGCGCAGCCGATGCTGTGGTGGCTCCCACGCTCGGCGCCGACGAAGCCGTGGCTGTTGGCGTAGACGCTCAGGCCCTTCGACGTGCTGACCGAGGCGCCATCAGAATTGGCGATACGCGGGTCGGCATCGCGGCCGGCGGCCTCGCAGGCCAGCGCGAGATCCACCGCGGCGTCCGCGTCCAGCGCCCAGGGATGCCAGGCGTCGTATTCGTCAAAGCGGCCATCGGCACCGGGGCGCGCCATCAGGTCGGCATCGGCGAGGCCCGACGCATCGTCGTCTTCGGTGAAACGCGCGATCGCGCAGGCCTGGTCGACCGTCGCGGCGAGGCTCTCTTCGCGCAGATCGGCCGTGCTGGCGGTGCCTTTGCGCTTGCCGAAATAGACGGTGACGCCGATCCCGCGGTCGCGCGTGGACTCGACGGTTTCGACCTCGCCCATGCGCACATTGACGCTCAGACCCGCGTCTTCCGAGCACGACACCTCGGCCTGGGTGGCGCCGGCGGCCCGGCAACGGTCGAGCAGGCGCTGCGACAGCGCGGCCAATGCGTCGAGGCGGACGGCCGAATCATCGGCCGAATGAACGTCGATCAAGGCGTGGGACATGGGCAATGACTTATCCTGTTGCAATGAGAGGCATAAACGAAGATTCGGGCGAGTACCTGGGCCCCAGCCGCAAGCAGAACCGGCGCGAAGCGCTGGAAGTGCTGTCGCTGGCCGACGACCTGGCTGCACTGTCCGAAAACCAGCTGGGCAAACTGCCCATTCCCGAAGGCCTGCTGACGCACATCGCCGATGCGCGGCGTATCACCTCGCACATCGCGCGCAAGCGACAGCTGGCGTTCCTCGCCAAGCAGATGCGCCGCGAGAGCGACGAGACGCTGGAAGCGATCCGCGACGCGATGGATGCAGGCGGCACCGCCGCACGCGTCGAGACCGCCCAGCTGCATCGCGCCGAAGCCTGGCGCACGCGCCTGCTCGACGACGGCGACGCGGCACTGGCCGAACTGCTCGACGCATATCCGGAAGCCGATCGCCAGCGCCTGCGCCAGCTGGTGCGCAATGCGCTCGCCGAACGCGCGAAGAACAAGCCGCCGGCCGCATTCCGCGAACTGTTCCGCGAGCTGCGCGGCGTGTTCGCGGCCGCGTCGCTGGCGGCGGGCGAAGACGCTGCGGCCGAGGAAGCGCGTCTGGAAGACGAAGCCGACGAACCCGGCAACGGCGACGGCGACGGCGACGACGCACCCTGAGTTTGATCTGCCGTCATTCCCGCCTGCGCGGGACTGACGGCACTGTCAGGGCACAGCCTCAGGCCGCTCCGACTCCCGAAATCCCGATCCCGCATGCCGGCTCTCAAGCCTGCGTGCCGCCGACGGTCAGCTGGTCGATCAGCAGATGCGGCTGGCCCACGCCGACCGGGACACTCTGGCCGTCCTTGCCGCAGACGCCGACACCTTCGTCGAGCGCCATGTCGTGGCCGATCATGCGCACGCGCTGCATCGTCTCCGGACCGTTGCCGATCAGCGTCGCGCCCTTGACCGGCGCGGTGATCTTCCCGTCCTCGATCAGATAGGCCTCGGTCGCCGAAAACACGTACTTGCCGTTGGTGATGTCGACCTGGCCGCCGCCGAAGTTCACCGCGTACAGGCCCTTCTTGACCGAGCGGATCATGTCCTGCGGATCGTCCTGACCCGCCAGCATGTAGGTGTTGGTCATGCGCGGCATCACCAGGTGCGCGAAGGACTCGCGACGGCCGTTGCCGGTCGGCGCGACGCCCATCAGACGCGCGTTGAGCGTGTCCTGCATGTAGCCGGTCAGCACGCCGTCCTCGATCAGCGTCGTGCAGTGCGTCGGCGTGCCTTCGTCGTCGATGTTGAGCGAACCGCGGCGGCCGGCGAGCGTGCCGTCGTCGACGATCGTCACGCCCTTCGACGCCACACGCTGGCCGATACGACCGGCATACGTGCTGGTGCCCTTGCGCGCGAAGTCGCCTTCGAGGCCGTGGCCGACCGCTTCATGCAGCAGCACGCCCGGCCAGCCCGCGCCGAGCACGACCGGCATGGTGCCGGCCGGCGCATCGATCGCTTCGAGGTTCACCAGCGCCTGGCGCAGTGCCTCGCGCGCGAAGCGTTCCGGCTTGCCGTCACCCAGCAGTTCTTCGTACGAGTAACGGCCGCCGTAGCCCGAGTAGCCGGATTCGCGGCGGCCGTTGTGTTCCACCAGCACCTGGATGTTGAGCCGCACCAGCGGACGCACGTCGCCGGCGAGCACACCATCGCTGCGTGCCACCAGTACCGTGTCGACGCCGCCCGACAGGCTGACCATCACCTGCTGCACGCGCGGATCGGCTGCACGCAGCATGCGATCGACGCGGCGCAGCGCTTCGACCTTCGCCTCGCTGCCGAGCGCGTCGATCGGGTCCTGCGCGGGATACAGATCGTGGGCGCGGGTGCGCGCCAGCGCGAGCGGCGCATGCGCGCGGCCATCGCGAGCGATCGCACGCGCCGACTGCGCCGCGCCCAGTAGCGCGACCGCATCGATGTCGTCGGAATAGGCGAAGCCGGTCTTCTCGCCGCTGATCGCGCGCACGCCGACGCCCTGCTCGATCGCATGCGAGCCACTCTTGACGATGCCGTCCTCGACTGCCCAGCTCTCGCGACGCGAGTGCTGGAAATACAGGTCACCGAAATCGATGCCGGGACCAAGCAAGGCGGAGAACGCGCGGTCGAGGCCGGAGGTATCGAGACCGGCGGGCAACAGCAGGCGGGATTCGGCCAGCGCAAGCGCGCCGCCGGAGGAAACGGGAGATTCGGACATCCGCCAAGTGTGGGGGCAAAGCCGTCGATGGCAAGCCGAAACTGAACCTGCAGGCCCGCAATCGCCGGCGAAAACGCCTCAGTTCGCCGATTGCGGCCGAGTCGACGGCGGGGTCGCCGGTTGCGCCGCGTCGCGACGTTCGACCACGTCCACCTTCGGGTCCTGCCAGGGACCGCTGACGTGATAGTTGCGCGCGCCCATCTCGGCCAGCGGCTTGCGCAGCACCGCGTT from the Luteimonas fraxinea genome contains:
- the yjgA gene encoding ribosome biogenesis factor YjgA — translated: MRGINEDSGEYLGPSRKQNRREALEVLSLADDLAALSENQLGKLPIPEGLLTHIADARRITSHIARKRQLAFLAKQMRRESDETLEAIRDAMDAGGTAARVETAQLHRAEAWRTRLLDDGDAALAELLDAYPEADRQRLRQLVRNALAERAKNKPPAAFRELFRELRGVFAAASLAAGEDAAAEEARLEDEADEPGNGDGDGDDAP
- the tldD gene encoding metalloprotease TldD — translated: MSESPVSSGGALALAESRLLLPAGLDTSGLDRAFSALLGPGIDFGDLYFQHSRRESWAVEDGIVKSGSHAIEQGVGVRAISGEKTGFAYSDDIDAVALLGAAQSARAIARDGRAHAPLALARTRAHDLYPAQDPIDALGSEAKVEALRRVDRMLRAADPRVQQVMVSLSGGVDTVLVARSDGVLAGDVRPLVRLNIQVLVEHNGRRESGYSGYGGRYSYEELLGDGKPERFAREALRQALVNLEAIDAPAGTMPVVLGAGWPGVLLHEAVGHGLEGDFARKGTSTYAGRIGQRVASKGVTIVDDGTLAGRRGSLNIDDEGTPTHCTTLIEDGVLTGYMQDTLNARLMGVAPTGNGRRESFAHLVMPRMTNTYMLAGQDDPQDMIRSVKKGLYAVNFGGGQVDITNGKYVFSATEAYLIEDGKITAPVKGATLIGNGPETMQRVRMIGHDMALDEGVGVCGKDGQSVPVGVGQPHLLIDQLTVGGTQA
- the pmbA gene encoding metalloprotease PmbA, producing the protein MSHALIDVHSADDSAVRLDALAALSQRLLDRCRAAGATQAEVSCSEDAGLSVNVRMGEVETVESTRDRGIGVTVYFGKRKGTASTADLREESLAATVDQACAIARFTEDDDASGLADADLMARPGADGRFDEYDAWHPWALDADAAVDLALACEAAGRDADPRIANSDGASVSTSKGLSVYANSHGFVGAERGSHHSIGCALIAGEGEHMQREGWYSVALAESDLDAPASIGRRAAERTLARLDPRPLATGSYPVLFQAEVARSLIGHLLGAVSGGALYRRASFLLDSVGTPLFPDWFNIFERPFLERGFQSSAYDAEGVATRESSLIEGGVLQRYVLGSYSARKLGLQTTGNAGGVHNLEIPANAGGLQDLLRGMDRGLLVTGLMGQGVNAVTGDYSRGASGFWVERGEIRHAVDGITIAGNLKQMFATIEAVGSDIDPRSHVRTGSILLGRMTVAGGE